A region of Candidatus Aramenus sp. CH1 DNA encodes the following proteins:
- the pyrI gene encoding aspartate carbamoyltransferase regulatory subunit: protein MENGLIVSKIRDGTVIDHIPAGRALAVLKVLGIRGSEGTRVALVMNVESKKMGRKDIVKIENREIQEKEAELITLIAPNATINIIKEYEVVGKRKLGVPEKVSGLLKCPNPSCITNNDVEATSTFITARKSPITLRCAYCETEIGEEEVLRQILS from the coding sequence ATGGAGAACGGGCTAATCGTCAGCAAAATAAGGGATGGAACTGTGATAGACCACATACCTGCAGGTAGGGCACTTGCCGTGCTCAAGGTTTTGGGCATAAGGGGAAGTGAGGGCACTAGGGTAGCTCTAGTAATGAACGTAGAGAGCAAGAAGATGGGGCGTAAAGACATTGTGAAGATCGAGAATAGGGAAATTCAGGAGAAGGAGGCGGAACTCATAACTCTGATCGCTCCTAACGCCACTATTAACATAATAAAGGAATACGAGGTAGTTGGCAAAAGGAAACTGGGGGTTCCAGAGAAGGTATCGGGTCTGCTAAAGTGCCCAAACCCGTCGTGCATAACGAACAACGACGTAGAGGCGACGAGCACGTTCATAACCGCCAGGAAGAGCCCGATTACGTTGAGGTGCGCCTACTGCGAAACGGAGATAGGTGAAGAAGAGGTACTGAGGCAGATCTTGTCGTGA
- a CDS encoding 2-polyprenylphenol hydroxylase — MTYGKLLSIKRNERVYEAEIEVKLEPRPGQFVSLVFPKFEVPLSIGDYVDRVLYVHFSSEKIYQLLSKRREVMIKGPLGRPIALGKKVLGIAEGELYYDILFPLREAKRKGSDVAVNCKDCRSEFREPLKDETWDTVIASVRDFKTLPSKSLVYVRWVKMNCMMGVCGVCEVKGNLPCVEGPFLEVERLCG; from the coding sequence GTGACCTACGGGAAGTTACTTTCAATAAAGAGAAACGAGAGAGTCTACGAGGCGGAGATAGAGGTAAAGCTAGAGCCCAGGCCTGGGCAGTTTGTATCCTTGGTGTTCCCCAAGTTCGAAGTACCTCTGAGCATTGGCGACTACGTAGACAGAGTACTTTACGTGCACTTCTCTTCCGAGAAGATCTATCAGTTGCTGTCAAAGAGGAGGGAAGTTATGATTAAGGGGCCGTTGGGAAGGCCAATAGCCCTTGGAAAGAAGGTATTGGGGATTGCAGAGGGGGAGCTCTACTACGATATACTCTTCCCCCTTAGGGAGGCAAAGAGGAAGGGCTCTGATGTTGCTGTCAATTGTAAGGACTGTCGTTCCGAGTTCAGGGAGCCCTTGAAGGATGAGACGTGGGACACCGTCATAGCCTCGGTAAGGGACTTTAAGACCTTGCCGAGCAAGTCCTTGGTCTACGTGAGGTGGGTAAAGATGAACTGCATGATGGGAGTCTGTGGAGTGTGCGAGGTTAAGGGAAACCTGCCCTGCGTTGAGGGCCCTTTCCTGGAGGTGGAGAGGCTTTGTGGATAA
- a CDS encoding dihydroorotase — protein sequence MWIKGKLYLGEVVEGCVEFDRKIKSIKKECKPDLYYPDSIILPGSIDMHVHVRGMQLSYKETVVSATSEAAYGGVTVVVDMPNTQPYINTHERVLERIREFENFSRTDFGVYSGVTSDARVDGDPIAGYKVFPEDLEKPELEIVWSSNKLKVLHPELPMSNKVLRESRLLWQEIASLYLVRGKVHVTHATNLETVRLAKSLGFTTDVTPHHLLLEERDCLTKVNPPLRDKTERNKLLRALFEADAVASDHAPHTAKEKGLPFEICPPGIAGVSFVTPFVYTLFKKGVLSLERTVQLVSKNQARILGIKAGEIKEGYVANFTVISFDTWRYSTKFSKVTQTPFDGYPLEAKVTATIVEGKVAYDGETVYPIRGVNLFDKTEKP from the coding sequence TTGTGGATAAAGGGTAAACTGTACTTGGGAGAAGTGGTAGAGGGATGCGTGGAGTTCGATAGGAAGATAAAGTCTATAAAGAAAGAGTGTAAGCCAGATCTCTATTATCCCGACTCAATTATCCTCCCTGGGTCTATAGACATGCACGTTCACGTCAGAGGAATGCAACTTTCCTATAAGGAGACCGTGGTATCTGCAACCTCTGAGGCTGCCTATGGAGGGGTCACGGTAGTAGTGGACATGCCAAACACCCAGCCCTATATAAACACCCACGAGAGGGTTCTCGAGAGGATCAGGGAGTTCGAGAACTTCTCGAGGACGGACTTCGGGGTGTACTCCGGGGTGACGTCTGACGCCAGGGTAGACGGGGATCCGATAGCTGGGTACAAGGTGTTCCCGGAGGATCTAGAGAAGCCGGAGCTGGAGATTGTGTGGTCCTCAAACAAGCTGAAAGTCCTCCACCCCGAGTTGCCCATGTCAAACAAGGTCTTAAGGGAGTCCAGGCTGTTGTGGCAGGAGATAGCCTCCCTGTACTTGGTGAGGGGAAAGGTACACGTTACTCACGCCACTAACTTGGAGACCGTTAGGTTGGCGAAATCCCTTGGCTTCACCACCGACGTGACACCCCACCATCTACTGCTAGAGGAGAGGGACTGCCTGACTAAGGTGAACCCGCCACTGAGGGACAAAACAGAGAGGAATAAGCTCTTGAGGGCCCTGTTTGAGGCAGACGCTGTAGCCAGCGACCACGCCCCCCACACAGCTAAGGAGAAGGGATTGCCCTTTGAGATATGCCCTCCAGGGATAGCTGGAGTATCCTTTGTTACTCCCTTCGTTTACACGCTGTTTAAGAAGGGTGTTCTCTCCCTGGAGAGAACAGTGCAGCTAGTGTCCAAAAATCAAGCTAGGATCCTGGGAATTAAAGCCGGGGAGATAAAGGAAGGCTACGTGGCGAACTTCACGGTCATTTCCTTTGATACGTGGAGGTACTCTACCAAGTTTTCAAAGGTAACTCAGACCCCGTTTGACGGTTACCCACTTGAAGCTAAGGTCACGGCAACAATAGTGGAGGGCAAGGTAGCCTACGATGGCGAGACCGTGTATCCAATAAGGGGGGTGAACTTGTTTGATAAGACTGAAAAACCTTGA
- a CDS encoding dihydroorotate dehydrogenase, whose product MIRLKNLEFNDPIIIPSGIVPDVKEFIQRVCKEYSPSALTTKTLTLSPLLSHPPPTLVKFHEGCYLNAIGLGNPGVEFLKGLNVDCRLFVSVGGSSPQEIAEVARIAEEKGELIEINISSPNRRGYGASLSSQVYEVVKNVKGSVKKPVFVKLGPWDNILDLAGKALEAGADGLTLINTLKGTIIDHETLQPVLSYGTGGISGKCIYPLALRIIAEVYSEYEAEIIGMGGVFTFREVIGLMSVGAKLVGVGTAIIDRGFGVIREIRRDLYAYLEQNGLNFEEIIGRAVKR is encoded by the coding sequence TTGATAAGACTGAAAAACCTTGAGTTTAACGACCCAATAATCATTCCCTCTGGGATTGTGCCTGACGTAAAGGAATTCATCCAGAGAGTGTGCAAGGAATACAGCCCCTCAGCCCTGACTACAAAGACCTTAACGCTTTCGCCACTGCTCTCACACCCGCCTCCTACCTTGGTGAAGTTCCACGAAGGTTGTTACCTAAACGCCATTGGTCTGGGAAACCCGGGAGTGGAGTTCCTGAAGGGCCTCAACGTTGACTGCAGGCTCTTCGTAAGCGTGGGTGGTTCCTCTCCCCAGGAGATAGCTGAAGTGGCAAGGATAGCGGAGGAGAAAGGGGAACTCATAGAGATCAACATAAGCAGCCCTAACAGGAGGGGCTATGGGGCCTCACTCTCTAGTCAGGTATACGAAGTCGTCAAGAACGTTAAGGGAAGTGTTAAGAAGCCCGTTTTCGTGAAGCTCGGTCCTTGGGACAACATCCTGGATTTGGCAGGGAAGGCACTGGAGGCCGGGGCAGACGGTCTGACGTTAATAAACACTCTTAAGGGGACGATAATAGACCACGAGACCTTGCAACCAGTGCTCAGTTACGGGACTGGAGGGATATCGGGGAAGTGCATTTACCCCCTAGCCCTTAGGATCATTGCAGAAGTGTACTCCGAGTATGAGGCAGAGATCATAGGCATGGGAGGAGTTTTCACCTTCAGGGAGGTGATAGGCTTAATGAGCGTAGGCGCAAAGTTGGTAGGGGTGGGCACAGCAATAATCGATAGGGGGTTTGGGGTTATCCGGGAAATAAGGAGGGACTTGTACGCCTATTTGGAGCAAAACGGATTAAACTTTGAGGAGATAATAGGTAGAGCAGTGAAAAGATGA
- a CDS encoding MarC family protein: MDFAQTLVIAVKLFAIMDPFSIIPYILAMYEEFSQNDPKVTWRLLVNKIEIAVIVLLLLFSVLGRPMLDFLGLKPSSLEIGGGIILVYLGIDTMGGFQQLRFASRSITEAVVTPIATPLIVGPGTMTALVTLSVSFNAFYLIVGSLISALLVYVVLMMGPLLIKALGRTGTIAAGRFTAIIIAAFGVQLILEGISQINLS, translated from the coding sequence ATGGACTTTGCTCAAACTTTAGTAATTGCAGTAAAACTTTTTGCTATAATGGATCCCTTCTCTATAATACCCTACATCCTGGCAATGTACGAAGAGTTCAGCCAAAACGACCCAAAGGTCACGTGGAGATTACTCGTAAACAAGATAGAGATAGCCGTTATAGTCCTTCTCCTTTTGTTCTCCGTTTTGGGTAGACCAATGTTGGACTTCCTGGGTCTAAAGCCGTCTTCGCTGGAGATAGGGGGAGGGATAATCTTAGTTTACTTAGGAATAGACACCATGGGCGGCTTCCAGCAACTCAGGTTCGCCTCGAGAAGCATTACAGAAGCAGTAGTAACACCGATCGCTACACCGCTAATAGTCGGGCCAGGCACAATGACCGCCCTCGTGACCCTTTCGGTCTCGTTTAACGCCTTTTACTTAATAGTAGGAAGTTTAATATCAGCCCTACTGGTTTACGTAGTCCTCATGATGGGGCCCCTACTCATTAAGGCCTTGGGCAGGACGGGGACGATAGCAGCGGGAAGATTTACAGCAATAATAATAGCGGCGTTTGGCGTACAACTTATTTTAGAGGGCATATCGCAGATCAACTTGTCATGA
- a CDS encoding Lrp/AsnC family transcriptional regulator, which yields MSNGNKKVDLDAIDRRLLIELLRDARTSLRRLSEEMNVSPATLHNRLTRLVQEGLIKGFTALVDYTKLGYSLSAVIMAKIDGKHLVEFEKEIANTENVVAVYDVVGEYDVVIIAKFRSVEDLDSFLKQLLKNPKVERTYTSIVLNVVKEDPRIKV from the coding sequence ATGTCTAACGGTAATAAGAAAGTGGACTTAGACGCAATAGACAGGAGGTTGTTAATAGAGCTTCTAAGGGACGCCAGGACTAGCCTGAGGAGGCTCTCCGAGGAGATGAACGTGTCTCCCGCGACCCTCCACAACAGGCTGACTAGGCTAGTACAAGAGGGTCTCATAAAGGGCTTTACAGCCCTCGTAGACTACACCAAGCTGGGCTATTCCCTCTCCGCAGTAATAATGGCAAAGATAGACGGGAAGCACTTAGTGGAGTTCGAGAAGGAAATAGCCAACACGGAAAACGTAGTAGCGGTCTACGACGTGGTAGGCGAGTACGACGTTGTGATAATAGCCAAGTTTAGGAGCGTGGAGGACCTAGACAGCTTCCTCAAACAACTGCTGAAGAACCCTAAGGTGGAGAGGACTTACACTAGCATAGTACTTAACGTTGTTAAAGAGGATCCCAGGATCAAGGTGTAG
- a CDS encoding DNA-directed RNA polymerase subunit M, translating to MPCPIYLYGEWVLQFCPKCGGVMVPTKKDGKEILKCTKCGFEKEMDKKDKKSYEVKEARSKSERVLTTSIVSEKSGRKRDEEEWEQEREEYYKEVGLELLRDELEGSEENEED from the coding sequence ATGCCCTGCCCTATATACCTATATGGTGAGTGGGTTTTGCAGTTCTGTCCTAAGTGCGGAGGAGTAATGGTTCCAACAAAGAAGGACGGAAAGGAGATCCTTAAGTGCACTAAGTGCGGTTTCGAGAAAGAGATGGACAAGAAGGACAAGAAGTCCTACGAGGTAAAGGAGGCTAGGTCCAAGTCAGAGAGGGTGTTAACTACGTCTATAGTCAGCGAGAAGTCTGGTAGGAAAAGGGACGAGGAAGAGTGGGAGCAAGAAAGGGAGGAGTACTATAAGGAAGTCGGGCTCGAGCTGTTGAGGGACGAACTAGAGGGGTCAGAAGAGAACGAGGAAGACTAG
- a CDS encoding B12-binding domain-containing radical SAM protein, giving the protein MVQFDFILTTDRCLMTNHHHKEFLGFLGTGPAIGIPERVWKWLACPKMEVDELGRPKEAPYGMRKVEAKLIDEGFNAAIIDPDYIGKYLKDAKALMFSHHDYFAFGPPSSTWWGITKKEPLNYKSFQELISRPEIAEAKKRGMKILVGGPSTWQWLWREDMIEKLGVDTLFDGEAEKLIVKLAQAVLDGEPLPRYVYVSGDDVPDIEDIPDIKGASVNGLIEVMRGCARSCRFCSVTLRPTRYYPLEKIERELQVNVKAGIRHGVIHSDDVLFYGAVGILPRPEPLIKLHQLVKKYYKTIAWSHASLAAIRYSQEKYGLISKLSEIIYENDQKYLGVEVGIETGSVRLAKEIMPAKSAPYKPEQYPETVEEAFKIMHEHHIIPAGTMIVGLPEETEEDVYRTIELVDNLRSYRSILVPMFFVPMGYFKNKDWFTRIKLSDAHIELYKKVFWHDVYWAEDIIDKFYMQGPLYYPVRLTLKLFLAAAKRKMKQVEAWLESQMKK; this is encoded by the coding sequence ATGGTTCAGTTTGACTTTATCTTAACAACGGATAGATGCCTAATGACAAATCACCACCACAAGGAATTCTTGGGCTTCCTGGGCACGGGTCCAGCGATAGGGATACCGGAGAGGGTGTGGAAGTGGCTAGCCTGTCCTAAAATGGAAGTTGATGAACTAGGTAGGCCCAAAGAGGCACCTTACGGAATGAGGAAAGTGGAGGCAAAGCTAATAGACGAGGGTTTCAACGCAGCCATCATAGACCCAGACTACATAGGCAAGTACTTGAAGGATGCCAAGGCTCTAATGTTTTCTCACCACGACTACTTCGCCTTCGGTCCTCCTTCATCCACGTGGTGGGGCATAACCAAGAAGGAGCCTCTAAACTACAAGAGCTTCCAGGAGCTGATAAGCAGGCCAGAGATAGCTGAGGCCAAGAAGAGGGGTATGAAGATCTTAGTTGGGGGACCGTCGACTTGGCAGTGGCTGTGGAGGGAGGACATGATAGAGAAGCTGGGAGTTGACACATTGTTTGACGGAGAGGCAGAGAAGTTAATAGTTAAGCTGGCTCAGGCAGTACTAGACGGCGAACCTCTGCCCAGGTACGTGTACGTGAGCGGAGACGACGTTCCAGACATAGAGGACATACCCGACATTAAGGGGGCTAGCGTCAACGGGCTCATAGAGGTGATGAGGGGATGCGCCAGGTCGTGCAGGTTCTGCTCAGTAACCTTAAGGCCAACAAGGTACTATCCGCTTGAGAAGATCGAGAGGGAACTGCAGGTCAACGTTAAGGCTGGAATAAGGCACGGCGTTATACACAGCGACGACGTGCTCTTCTACGGGGCTGTCGGAATACTGCCCAGACCGGAGCCCCTCATTAAGCTCCACCAGCTCGTCAAGAAGTACTACAAGACCATTGCGTGGAGCCACGCAAGCCTTGCTGCAATTAGGTACTCGCAGGAGAAGTACGGGCTCATCAGCAAGCTCTCCGAGATTATTTATGAAAACGACCAAAAGTACCTAGGCGTTGAGGTCGGCATTGAGACGGGGTCCGTGAGATTAGCTAAGGAGATAATGCCGGCGAAGTCGGCCCCCTATAAGCCTGAGCAGTACCCAGAGACTGTGGAGGAGGCGTTCAAGATAATGCACGAACACCACATCATCCCTGCAGGAACCATGATAGTTGGGTTACCAGAGGAGACAGAGGAGGACGTGTACAGGACCATAGAGTTGGTGGACAACTTGAGGTCTTACAGGAGCATCCTCGTTCCCATGTTCTTTGTTCCCATGGGGTACTTCAAGAACAAGGATTGGTTCACGAGGATTAAGCTAAGCGACGCCCACATAGAGTTATATAAGAAAGTGTTCTGGCACGACGTCTACTGGGCAGAGGACATAATAGACAAGTTCTACATGCAAGGGCCCTTGTACTACCCAGTGAGGCTTACGCTAAAGCTGTTTCTAGCTGCGGCTAAGAGGAAAATGAAACAAGTGGAAGCGTGGCTAGAGTCGCAGATGAAGAAGTGA
- the serS gene encoding serine--tRNA ligase → MSWSILELVRNNPGKLVENLRKRFVDVSLINKVIELDRKWRTTLQEVERLRHEHNVITDQIPRLPPEERKTKIEEAKKLLITLKEKEKELKQVEEERESLLKSLPNLVSEDVPIGPDENYSVPIKFWGRFKVYKEDLDEFKRQTGGMQVDYEVLEWKPVGHADELERVLGLANTEKASQVSGSRFYYLFDDIVWLDFSLLLYAVDLLTSKGYMLVLPPYMLRGEVIHSVIDLDTFKDAIYKIEDEDLYLIATAEHPLAALYFKEEIEKENLPIKLVGVSPAFRKEAGAANKDLKGIFRVHQFHKVEQFVFSSPEESWNYHKELISNAEELFQGLGLPYRIINIASGDLGACAAKKYDLEVWMPAQAKFREMVSCSNCTDWQAYRMKIRYVDRKNNKKGYVHTLNSTAVASTRTITAILENYQRQDGAVEVPKVLRKYLEMFKAAPKDYILPKKAK, encoded by the coding sequence ATGTCTTGGAGTATACTGGAACTGGTTAGAAATAATCCAGGCAAGCTTGTTGAAAACTTGAGAAAGAGGTTTGTGGACGTTTCTCTGATAAATAAGGTCATTGAGCTTGACAGGAAGTGGAGAACTACTTTACAGGAAGTGGAGAGGCTGAGGCACGAGCATAACGTCATAACCGACCAGATACCGAGACTTCCACCAGAGGAAAGGAAGACCAAGATAGAGGAGGCAAAGAAGCTGTTGATCACGTTAAAGGAGAAGGAGAAGGAGCTGAAGCAGGTAGAAGAAGAGAGGGAAAGCTTGTTGAAGAGTCTACCAAACCTAGTGAGCGAGGACGTGCCAATTGGCCCAGACGAGAACTACAGTGTGCCAATAAAGTTCTGGGGGAGGTTCAAGGTATACAAGGAGGATCTGGATGAGTTCAAGAGGCAAACTGGAGGGATGCAAGTGGACTACGAGGTCTTGGAGTGGAAGCCAGTGGGCCACGCTGACGAGTTGGAGAGAGTCCTAGGCCTAGCGAACACAGAGAAGGCGTCTCAAGTGTCTGGCTCGAGGTTCTATTACCTTTTTGACGACATAGTCTGGCTCGACTTTTCCCTCTTGTTGTACGCAGTAGACCTCCTGACATCCAAGGGCTATATGCTCGTGCTTCCACCTTACATGTTGAGGGGAGAGGTAATACACTCCGTTATAGACCTAGACACGTTTAAGGACGCGATATACAAGATCGAAGACGAGGATCTCTATCTCATTGCCACTGCAGAACACCCCTTAGCAGCGCTTTACTTTAAGGAAGAGATAGAGAAGGAAAACCTACCCATAAAGCTAGTTGGCGTTAGCCCAGCGTTTAGAAAGGAGGCTGGAGCTGCCAACAAGGACTTGAAGGGGATATTCAGGGTCCACCAGTTCCACAAGGTAGAGCAGTTTGTCTTCTCCTCTCCTGAGGAGAGCTGGAACTACCACAAGGAACTAATCAGCAACGCCGAGGAACTATTTCAGGGGCTGGGGCTACCCTACAGGATAATAAACATAGCCTCTGGGGATCTGGGCGCTTGTGCAGCTAAGAAGTACGACCTAGAGGTGTGGATGCCCGCTCAAGCTAAATTCAGGGAGATGGTAAGCTGTAGCAACTGCACGGACTGGCAGGCGTATAGGATGAAGATAAGATACGTGGACAGGAAAAACAACAAGAAGGGCTACGTCCACACCTTAAACAGTACTGCGGTAGCTAGCACTAGGACGATAACTGCTATCCTGGAGAACTACCAGAGGCAGGACGGAGCAGTTGAGGTACCCAAGGTTTTGAGGAAGTACTTGGAAATGTTTAAGGCCGCTCCAAAGGACTACATTCTGCCGAAAAAGGCTAAATAA
- a CDS encoding metal-sulfur cluster assembly factor, with product MSTAVNVEEWKKKIMEGLEQVYDPEIPVDIVNLGLIYDLKISDDGKVYIRLGLTAPGCPVVDDLIYTVEQVIKESVPAKEVEVDLDLETQWTPLKMTNEGREKFRKLYGYDIVEMWVQTYGLPQDVTQTENQKA from the coding sequence ATGAGCACGGCTGTGAACGTGGAGGAGTGGAAGAAGAAGATTATGGAAGGTCTGGAGCAAGTGTATGATCCAGAGATTCCGGTTGACATAGTCAACCTAGGGCTGATATACGACTTGAAAATCTCAGACGACGGGAAGGTATACATTAGGCTCGGTCTGACAGCTCCAGGTTGTCCAGTAGTCGACGACCTAATCTACACGGTTGAGCAAGTTATCAAGGAGAGCGTCCCAGCCAAGGAAGTTGAAGTTGACTTGGATCTGGAGACTCAGTGGACGCCGCTTAAGATGACAAACGAGGGTAGGGAGAAGTTCAGGAAGCTTTACGGTTACGACATAGTAGAGATGTGGGTACAGACCTACGGTTTACCCCAGGACGTCACTCAGACGGAAAATCAGAAGGCATAA
- the hisI gene encoding phosphoribosyl-AMP cyclohydrolase, with amino-acid sequence MAVLQDINTKEVLMVGHMNREAVMKTLTTGYAHFWSLSRRKLWLKGETSGNFQIVEDVRIDCDSDAIVLKVKSAGPVCHTGNWSCFYRGYSDFIK; translated from the coding sequence ATCGCGGTACTGCAGGACATCAACACAAAGGAAGTACTGATGGTGGGGCACATGAACAGGGAGGCAGTAATGAAGACCTTAACCACGGGTTACGCCCACTTCTGGTCTTTGAGTAGGAGGAAACTCTGGCTAAAGGGGGAGACAAGCGGTAACTTTCAGATTGTGGAGGACGTCAGGATAGACTGCGATAGCGACGCTATAGTGCTCAAGGTAAAGTCCGCAGGTCCCGTATGCCACACTGGGAATTGGTCGTGTTTCTACAGGGGCTACAGCGATTTTATTAAGTAG
- the hisH gene encoding imidazole glycerol phosphate synthase subunit HisH, producing MRAVVVNYGVGNLYSISSGLRRAGFEVKIGGLEETDLLVFPGVGSFSAVSKFIENNREKIEDLRSKGVKFLGVCLGMQIMFEEGTEGGRNKGLGWFKGIVDRIQGGVKLPHIGWDKIHVTSPSEVVEGLDDKYAYFVHSYVAYTQEKRVVATSKYGVEFPAIVYSDFAIGTQFHPEKSSATGKTFFSNLTRWARR from the coding sequence ATGAGGGCCGTGGTAGTAAACTACGGAGTGGGCAACCTCTATAGCATATCCTCCGGCTTGAGGAGGGCGGGGTTTGAGGTAAAGATAGGTGGATTAGAGGAAACCGACCTCCTCGTCTTCCCAGGGGTAGGGTCCTTCTCTGCTGTCTCTAAGTTCATTGAGAACAACAGGGAGAAGATCGAGGACTTGAGGAGTAAGGGCGTTAAGTTCCTCGGCGTATGCCTTGGTATGCAGATAATGTTTGAAGAGGGAACTGAGGGAGGAAGGAACAAGGGCCTAGGCTGGTTCAAGGGGATAGTGGACAGAATCCAAGGAGGGGTAAAGCTGCCCCATATAGGCTGGGACAAAATCCATGTTACCTCGCCCTCTGAGGTGGTAGAAGGCTTAGACGACAAATACGCCTACTTTGTCCACAGCTACGTGGCTTACACTCAGGAGAAGAGGGTGGTAGCCACGAGCAAGTACGGGGTCGAGTTCCCGGCCATAGTATACAGTGACTTCGCAATAGGAACGCAGTTCCACCCCGAGAAGAGCAGTGCGACAGGAAAGACGTTTTTCTCCAACTTGACGAGGTGGGCGAGACGTTAA
- the hisE gene encoding phosphoribosyl-ATP diphosphatase, with protein sequence MTEVLDELYSVIVDRIKSKPHGSYTAEIVSKGKGYVARKVGEEAVETIVASLSEGKERFISESADLIYHLWVLMAIEGVTPEELYEELRRRMK encoded by the coding sequence ATGACTGAGGTACTTGACGAGCTTTACAGCGTGATAGTTGACAGGATAAAGAGCAAACCGCATGGAAGTTACACCGCAGAGATAGTGTCCAAGGGCAAGGGTTACGTCGCTAGGAAAGTCGGCGAAGAGGCCGTGGAGACCATTGTCGCCTCGCTGAGCGAGGGGAAAGAGAGGTTCATCTCTGAGTCAGCAGACTTAATATACCACCTTTGGGTTCTAATGGCTATTGAAGGCGTGACCCCTGAGGAACTATACGAGGAGTTGAGGAGGAGGATGAAATGA
- the hisD gene encoding histidinol dehydrogenase, producing MIKYEVPKERPNSFSQVLDKVSEIVEKVRKEGDRALVELTEKFDKYKLTSVKAPQEELESQAKLLDAKVREAIDEIYLQLEEFHLSIKPPNSGGGRMGIEYGVVWKPVNRVGIYVPGGAKTYPSTLLMAGIPARVAGVKEIYVSTPGEKIDPAIAYISLKLGVKELYKIGGAQAIAAMAYGTETVKRVDKVLGPGNVYVQAAKFLVSKDVGVDGIEGPTELVIIADETADPRQVALDLKAQGEHGESTFLVLISPSQKFLEDVKPYLDDNRTYYLVKTKDLDEAVKVANELSPEHLSLAVKSPMELLRLVENSGAVTLGKTPPAIVDYCAGPDHILPTNGWARFKGGVTVFDFLKPVTYVIAEKPNKKLIEAGKVLADYEGFRVHSESMGARYD from the coding sequence ATGATAAAGTACGAAGTCCCAAAGGAGAGGCCAAATTCCTTCTCGCAGGTCTTAGACAAGGTTAGTGAAATAGTAGAAAAGGTAAGGAAAGAGGGAGATAGGGCACTCGTGGAGTTGACGGAAAAGTTTGACAAGTACAAGCTAACCAGCGTAAAGGCGCCACAGGAGGAGCTTGAAAGCCAAGCTAAACTTTTGGACGCCAAGGTTAGGGAGGCTATAGATGAAATTTACTTGCAACTTGAGGAGTTCCACTTGAGCATAAAGCCACCAAACTCTGGAGGCGGGAGGATGGGGATCGAATACGGGGTAGTCTGGAAGCCCGTAAACAGGGTAGGGATCTACGTGCCGGGAGGGGCTAAGACCTATCCTTCCACATTATTGATGGCTGGAATACCAGCTAGGGTGGCAGGGGTTAAGGAAATCTACGTATCCACCCCAGGGGAAAAGATAGACCCAGCCATAGCGTACATATCCCTCAAGCTGGGGGTCAAGGAGCTCTACAAAATAGGCGGAGCCCAAGCAATAGCGGCAATGGCTTACGGCACTGAGACCGTGAAGAGAGTGGACAAAGTACTTGGCCCAGGAAACGTTTACGTCCAAGCGGCGAAGTTTCTCGTCAGTAAGGACGTAGGCGTAGACGGAATTGAGGGCCCCACAGAACTCGTGATAATAGCTGACGAGACAGCAGACCCCAGGCAGGTAGCCCTTGACCTAAAGGCCCAAGGAGAACACGGGGAATCCACTTTCCTAGTCCTCATCTCTCCGTCCCAGAAGTTTCTTGAAGACGTGAAGCCTTACTTAGACGACAACAGGACTTACTATCTCGTGAAGACAAAAGACCTCGACGAGGCAGTCAAGGTGGCGAACGAGTTATCCCCAGAGCACTTGTCCCTTGCTGTAAAGTCGCCAATGGAGTTATTGCGCCTAGTTGAGAACTCTGGAGCAGTGACCTTGGGCAAGACCCCTCCAGCCATAGTTGACTACTGCGCGGGGCCAGACCACATATTGCCCACTAACGGGTGGGCAAGGTTTAAGGGAGGAGTCACGGTGTTCGACTTCCTCAAGCCAGTAACTTACGTAATTGCAGAGAAGCCTAACAAAAAGCTAATAGAAGCTGGAAAAGTCCTGGCAGACTACGAGGGGTTTAGGGTGCACTCAGAGAGCATGGGTGCGAGGTATGACTGA